A segment of the Acidimicrobiia bacterium genome:
CCCCCATCGTCGTCGGACACGAGATGTGCGGAGTCGTTGTCGACAAGGGCCCGAAGGCGGACGGGCCGGAGATCGGGCAACTCGTTTCAGTCGAATCGCACGTCGTGTGCAATCGCTGTGCGTTCTGCCGCACAGGCAAGGGCCATCTCTGCGAGAACACGAAGATCCTCGGAGTCGGCAGGGACGGTGTCTACGCCGAGTTCGTTGCGGTTCCCGCGGTGAACGCCTGGCCGGATCCGCCCGACATGCCCTATTCAATCGCTTCGCTTCAGGAGAACTTCGGTAACGCCGTGCACACCGCCTCGGTTCCGCTGGTGTCGGGCCGGAAGGTGCTGGTCACCGGTTGCGGGCCGGTGGGCGTGATGGCGGTTGCCGTTGCACGCGCACTTGGAGCGCGACTGATCATTGCTAGCGACGTGAGCGACTACCGGCTCGGAATGGCGAAGCAAATGGGTGCCGATATCACGGTCAATCCGAGCAAAGAGAATGTGATCGACACGATCATGGACGTAAGCGAAGGTGAGGGCATCGATGTCCTGCTCGAGATGTCGGGCGCGCCTTCGGCAATCAACGAGGGATTCTCTTCTCTCAAATCCGGCGGCGAGGCTGCGTTGCTCGGCCTGACCTCTGCGCCACTCGAGCTGAACCTGGACGACCACGTCATCTTCAAAGGCGCCAGCGTCTACGGCATAGTGGGACGCCGGCTTTGGATAGATTGGTATCAGATGAGGGGACTACTGCGATCGGGCGCAGTCGATCTATCGCCCGTCGTCACTCACCGGTTTGCCCTCGATGACTTCGATCGAGCTTTCGAGACTATGGCTTCCGGTGAGTGCGGCAAGGTCATCATGTTCCCGGACCCCGACGACGCCGACGGACCTCTGGAGTGACGGTGGACAAGGTCGAATACCTGCGTGAGCAACTCGTCGAGTTGGAAACGGCGGGACTCAAGAATCAGATCCGCCACATCGACGGACCACAGGGGGCGTGGATCGAAGTCGACGGCCGGAGAGTCCTGAACTTCTGCTCGAACAACTACCTCGGCCTGGCCGACGATGAGAGACTGATCGCCGCCGCCAAGGCAGCTCTCGACCGGTACGGCATCGGTCCGGGTGCTGTTCGCACCATCGCGGGCACGATGACCATCCACGACGAGCTCGAACGAAAGCTCGCCGACTTCAAAGGCGTTGAGGCCGCCATCTCCTTCCAGGCCGGGTTCGTCGCCAATGCAGGCGCCATACCGGCGCTGGTGGACGCAGGCGACGTAATCGTGACCGACGAGCTGAACCATGCATCGATAATCGACGGGGTGCGACTGGCCAAGGCGAGCAGGAAGATCTACAGACACGCGGATGTCGGCGATCTGGACGCCCAGCTCGCGGCAGCCAGGGCGGAGGGAGCGAGGAGAATCCTCGTCATCACCGACGGCGTGTTCTCGATGGACGGCGACGTTGCCCCTCTCGACGAAATCGTGGATACAGCCGATCACTATGAGGCGATGGTGATGGTCGACGACGCCCACGGCGAAGGCGTGCTCGGCCGCGGAGGCAGGGGCATCGTCGATCACTTCGGACTCGGCGGGCGGGTCGAAGTGGAGGTTGGAACGATGTCGAAGGCGTTCGGAGTCGTCGGAGGCTATGTCGCCGGGCCTCAACCGGTCGTCGACTGGCTCCGCCAGCGCGCTCGCCCGTTTCTCTTCTCATCGGCGGCTACTCCACCCGACGTCGCCGCCTGTATCGCGTCGGTGGAGATCCTCTCCGCATCGACGGAGCTGGTCGATCGCCTCTGGATGAATGCCCGTCGCTTTCGTGAGGGTATGCAGAGCCTGGGATTCGATACGGGTTTCACGCAGACGCCGATCACACCGGTGATGCTGGGCGATGAGAAGGTTGCCCGAGAGTTGTCACAGCGCCTATTCGAGGTTCACCGGGTGTTCGCACAGGCAATCGCCTATCCGACCGTGCCGATGGGAAAAGCCCGTATCCGGGTGATGATATCCGCAGCACATGACGGCGATGACCTGGATCACGGACTCGAAGCTTTCGCCGCGGCCGGCAGGGAGATGGGGATAATCGAATAACGCGTAACGCGACTCGCCGGCGGGGGATCGAAAGGCCACTGAAGCAAGGAAGTGCAGAATGAGCGACGGTAAAGG
Coding sequences within it:
- the tdh gene encoding L-threonine 3-dehydrogenase, whose translation is MRAVVKTSSGPGLDMIDMPMPELGPDEVLLQVKATSICGTDLHIRNWDPWAQTHVVPPIVVGHEMCGVVVDKGPKADGPEIGQLVSVESHVVCNRCAFCRTGKGHLCENTKILGVGRDGVYAEFVAVPAVNAWPDPPDMPYSIASLQENFGNAVHTASVPLVSGRKVLVTGCGPVGVMAVAVARALGARLIIASDVSDYRLGMAKQMGADITVNPSKENVIDTIMDVSEGEGIDVLLEMSGAPSAINEGFSSLKSGGEAALLGLTSAPLELNLDDHVIFKGASVYGIVGRRLWIDWYQMRGLLRSGAVDLSPVVTHRFALDDFDRAFETMASGECGKVIMFPDPDDADGPLE
- a CDS encoding glycine C-acetyltransferase, which produces MDKVEYLREQLVELETAGLKNQIRHIDGPQGAWIEVDGRRVLNFCSNNYLGLADDERLIAAAKAALDRYGIGPGAVRTIAGTMTIHDELERKLADFKGVEAAISFQAGFVANAGAIPALVDAGDVIVTDELNHASIIDGVRLAKASRKIYRHADVGDLDAQLAAARAEGARRILVITDGVFSMDGDVAPLDEIVDTADHYEAMVMVDDAHGEGVLGRGGRGIVDHFGLGGRVEVEVGTMSKAFGVVGGYVAGPQPVVDWLRQRARPFLFSSAATPPDVAACIASVEILSASTELVDRLWMNARRFREGMQSLGFDTGFTQTPITPVMLGDEKVARELSQRLFEVHRVFAQAIAYPTVPMGKARIRVMISAAHDGDDLDHGLEAFAAAGREMGIIE